A region from the Pontixanthobacter aestiaquae genome encodes:
- a CDS encoding DUF1674 domain-containing protein translates to MTKEKSEAAKSFDKPAHWTNDPVPEPKKVNPEKDEPRDLSPTRYGDWVKDGIAWDF, encoded by the coding sequence ATGACCAAGGAAAAATCAGAAGCCGCAAAATCGTTCGATAAGCCTGCGCATTGGACAAACGATCCGGTGCCCGAACCAAAGAAAGTCAACCCGGAAAAGGACGAACCGCGAGACTTGTCGCCCACCCGCTACGGCGATTGGGTGAAAGACGGCATAGCCTGGGATTTTTGA
- a CDS encoding xanthine dehydrogenase family protein molybdopterin-binding subunit — MAISRRGVLVGAAVGGGLLVAWGLRPRAFPTPLTPAEGEYAFDAWLKIANDGVVTVAVPQMEMGQGVSTILPQIIAQELGADWRQVAVEPAPVSGAYANIPLAAKWSALWMPAMPELAGEPDTILAERYAQISRFSATADGTSLAAYELPCREAAASARGMLTAEAAERWGAPLEECYARGGFIVHEEKQLSFAELVEAAAQREAPDPAPLRSEFPSERPIAGPAQGDTAFPRLDLPSKVDGTHLFAGDVRLPDMVYAAIKHGPLEQAELSGFDEKAFAGDDRIVGIIKGKRWLAVAATDWWSADQAVEAMKPRFSVSNVAESDRSDRAFDEAVPGGEAFRIATRGEGSEALKERDIARRYHVEPALHAPLETASATARYADGKLELWIASQAPEKAREAAAKAIGVPVEDVILYPMPAGGSFDRRLEHDHAIEVALIARELSKERPRPVQLIWSRWQEHLAGLPRTPASGLLWAELVPGANGRINAMHVRVAVPSTTHEFGERLFNNKTAWAARRAAAGKADPLAVEGAMPPYGIPHVAIDHVPTDIGHGTARMRGNAHSYTAFFVESFIDETAAMFGREPLSYRIEMLGNDTRMVSCLQRAARLAQWDGGRDQSGQGLACHLMGSLQSGGRIACIATARRDEGGLRVIKLSAAVDIGRIVNLDIARQQIEGGLIFGLSLARGSSTRYSGGLPTNQRLSQLDLPVLADCPEIEVDFIASEQDPFDPGELGAAVCAPAIANALFSATGIRFRRLPLFSEGL, encoded by the coding sequence ATGGCGATCAGCCGACGCGGAGTGCTGGTTGGCGCTGCGGTTGGCGGCGGCCTGCTGGTCGCATGGGGGTTGCGCCCACGGGCCTTTCCCACGCCGTTAACACCCGCTGAGGGGGAGTATGCTTTCGATGCATGGCTGAAGATCGCCAATGACGGGGTTGTGACCGTCGCTGTCCCGCAGATGGAAATGGGGCAGGGGGTCAGCACGATCTTGCCGCAGATCATTGCGCAGGAACTCGGGGCCGACTGGCGGCAAGTGGCGGTTGAACCCGCGCCGGTAAGCGGTGCCTATGCCAATATCCCGCTTGCGGCAAAATGGTCGGCTTTATGGATGCCAGCCATGCCTGAGCTGGCGGGCGAACCGGATACGATATTGGCCGAACGGTACGCGCAAATCTCACGCTTCTCTGCGACTGCGGACGGGACGTCGCTGGCCGCTTATGAACTGCCGTGCCGCGAAGCAGCCGCGTCTGCGCGCGGGATGCTGACTGCAGAAGCGGCGGAGCGGTGGGGCGCGCCGTTGGAAGAATGTTATGCGCGTGGCGGATTTATCGTTCACGAGGAAAAACAGCTTTCCTTTGCAGAATTGGTTGAAGCAGCTGCGCAGCGTGAGGCTCCCGATCCGGCGCCGCTCAGATCCGAATTTCCCTCCGAGCGGCCTATTGCCGGTCCTGCGCAGGGCGACACCGCATTTCCAAGGCTCGACCTGCCTTCAAAGGTAGACGGGACGCATCTGTTTGCCGGTGACGTGAGGCTGCCTGACATGGTCTATGCCGCGATCAAACACGGCCCGCTCGAACAAGCCGAATTAAGCGGCTTCGATGAGAAGGCCTTTGCTGGTGATGACCGCATTGTCGGGATCATAAAAGGCAAGCGCTGGCTGGCCGTGGCGGCGACCGACTGGTGGAGCGCGGATCAGGCAGTCGAAGCAATGAAGCCGCGGTTTTCCGTATCGAATGTGGCCGAAAGCGACCGCTCCGACCGAGCCTTCGATGAAGCTGTTCCGGGTGGAGAAGCATTCCGTATTGCCACGCGCGGCGAAGGCAGCGAAGCGCTGAAAGAACGCGATATCGCCCGCCGCTATCACGTTGAGCCTGCGCTTCATGCACCGCTTGAAACCGCCAGCGCGACTGCGCGCTACGCCGATGGCAAGCTGGAACTATGGATCGCCAGCCAAGCGCCAGAGAAAGCGCGCGAGGCAGCGGCAAAAGCGATTGGCGTGCCGGTCGAAGATGTGATCCTCTATCCGATGCCGGCAGGAGGCAGCTTCGACCGGCGGCTGGAGCATGACCACGCAATTGAAGTGGCCTTGATCGCGCGTGAGCTTTCCAAGGAACGCCCGCGTCCGGTGCAACTTATCTGGTCGCGCTGGCAGGAGCATCTGGCGGGATTGCCACGCACACCCGCGTCGGGGTTGCTCTGGGCGGAGCTTGTTCCCGGCGCAAACGGGCGGATCAATGCGATGCATGTGCGTGTTGCTGTCCCATCGACCACGCATGAATTTGGCGAGCGCCTGTTCAACAACAAAACTGCATGGGCCGCGCGGCGGGCTGCTGCCGGCAAGGCGGACCCGCTAGCGGTGGAGGGCGCGATGCCGCCTTACGGTATTCCGCATGTCGCTATTGACCATGTGCCGACCGATATCGGCCATGGTACCGCCAGAATGCGCGGCAATGCGCATAGCTACACCGCCTTTTTTGTCGAATCCTTCATTGACGAGACAGCCGCGATGTTCGGGCGCGAACCTTTGTCGTACCGGATTGAGATGCTCGGTAATGATACGCGCATGGTCAGCTGTTTACAGCGTGCAGCGAGGCTCGCCCAGTGGGATGGCGGGCGCGATCAAAGCGGGCAGGGGCTTGCCTGTCATCTGATGGGATCACTCCAAAGCGGCGGGCGAATTGCGTGCATTGCCACTGCGCGCCGCGACGAGGGCGGGCTACGCGTTATCAAGCTGAGTGCAGCGGTGGATATAGGCCGGATCGTCAATCTGGATATTGCACGGCAGCAAATAGAGGGTGGTCTGATCTTCGGTCTGTCTCTAGCGAGGGGGTCGAGCACCCGCTATTCTGGCGGTTTGCCAACCAATCAGCGCCTGTCGCAGCTTGATCTGCCGGTGCTGGCCGATTGTCCGGAGATTGAAGTGGATTTCATCGCCAGCGAACAAGATCCTTTCGATCCAGGGGAATTAGGAGCAGCGGTGTGCGCACCGGCTATTGCAAATGCATTATTCTCAGCAACCGGAATACGGTTCCGCCGTCTACCCTTGTTTTCAGAAGGCCTGTAA
- a CDS encoding DM13 domain-containing protein, translating to MKRIILLAITHGAAAAIGFAAGIYFLPILTAESAPDAAVLEQQAAQSRYSVELTRDLRGVDALHWGDGTISVSADSIAHQGELAPGPDYMVYLTKEFVEHEDEFEPIKSQAVRIGPVKSFDGFLLNIPEGVDIEEYSTVVVWCESFGEFITAAKYR from the coding sequence ATGAAACGCATTATCCTACTGGCCATCACCCATGGCGCAGCCGCGGCCATTGGCTTTGCAGCAGGCATCTATTTCCTGCCGATTCTGACGGCAGAATCCGCGCCCGATGCAGCGGTTCTGGAGCAGCAGGCGGCGCAATCACGATATAGCGTTGAGCTAACCCGCGATCTGCGCGGCGTCGACGCTCTGCATTGGGGTGATGGAACCATCAGCGTGTCGGCAGACAGCATCGCGCACCAGGGCGAACTCGCTCCCGGGCCCGATTACATGGTCTATCTGACCAAGGAGTTCGTTGAGCATGAAGACGAGTTTGAACCGATCAAGTCACAGGCTGTTCGGATCGGCCCCGTAAAGAGCTTCGACGGATTCCTGCTCAACATTCCAGAAGGCGTGGATATCGAGGAATACTCAACCGTAGTCGTGTGGTGCGAGTCCTTCGGTGAATTCATCACTGCGGCAAAATATCGCTAG
- a CDS encoding cytochrome P450: MATLAADQTAETTLTHWTEGNPEPADLAHIPGEGGYPIVGNTFKMLADPHGFTKDMVEKYGTVYRNKAFGGWVVALVGADANELVLFDRQKLFSSEQGWGPILDQLFPRGLMLMDFDHHRADRKALSIAFKPGPMRHYAGSLNRGISDAVKDWGGDQMLFYPAIKKLTLDLAADSFIGIEWGPEADKINEAFVYMVQASVAPIRHPLPFTLMRKGVKGREFLVDYFTKETHRRRKEGGGQDMFSQFATAEREDGSLLPVDEVVDHMNFLMMAAHDTITSSATSLIYLLAKNPEWQEKLRAEILAITGGASDLGYDDLGKLELTEMAFKEALRMIPPVPSTPRRALREFEFGGYKIPAGTHVGINAQYVHHMEEHWPEPEKFDPMRFTPEQVKARHKYAWVPFGGGAHMCLGLHFAYMQVKVLMAQILTRYQIEIEEGYDPAWKAWPIPQPKDGLKVRFKSLS; this comes from the coding sequence ATGGCCACACTTGCTGCTGATCAAACCGCTGAAACTACTCTTACCCATTGGACGGAGGGTAATCCCGAGCCTGCCGACTTGGCGCATATTCCGGGCGAAGGCGGCTATCCGATTGTCGGCAACACCTTCAAAATGCTGGCTGATCCGCACGGTTTTACCAAGGATATGGTTGAGAAGTACGGCACGGTATACCGCAATAAGGCCTTTGGCGGCTGGGTCGTGGCTCTTGTAGGTGCAGATGCGAACGAATTGGTTCTGTTCGACCGCCAGAAGTTGTTTTCATCGGAGCAAGGCTGGGGTCCGATCCTCGACCAATTGTTCCCGCGCGGGTTGATGCTGATGGATTTCGACCATCACCGGGCCGACCGCAAGGCATTGTCGATTGCGTTCAAGCCGGGGCCGATGCGGCATTATGCGGGCAGCCTTAATCGCGGAATCTCTGATGCAGTGAAGGATTGGGGCGGCGATCAAATGCTGTTCTATCCCGCGATCAAGAAGCTAACGCTCGATCTGGCCGCGGACAGTTTTATCGGGATCGAGTGGGGACCCGAAGCCGATAAGATCAACGAAGCCTTTGTCTATATGGTGCAGGCCTCGGTCGCGCCGATCCGTCATCCGCTACCATTCACGCTGATGCGCAAAGGCGTGAAGGGACGCGAGTTTCTGGTCGATTATTTCACCAAGGAAACGCATCGCCGCCGCAAAGAGGGCGGCGGGCAGGATATGTTCAGCCAGTTTGCGACTGCGGAGCGCGAGGACGGCTCGCTGCTGCCGGTCGATGAAGTCGTCGATCACATGAATTTCCTGATGATGGCGGCACATGACACGATCACATCCAGCGCCACGTCACTGATCTATCTGTTGGCGAAAAACCCCGAATGGCAAGAAAAGCTGCGCGCTGAGATCCTCGCGATAACCGGCGGCGCAAGCGACCTTGGCTATGATGATCTGGGCAAGCTGGAACTGACCGAGATGGCGTTCAAGGAAGCGCTGCGGATGATCCCGCCGGTGCCTTCCACTCCGCGTCGTGCGTTGCGCGAGTTCGAGTTTGGCGGATATAAAATTCCGGCGGGCACCCATGTCGGGATTAACGCGCAATATGTGCATCATATGGAAGAACACTGGCCGGAGCCGGAGAAATTCGATCCGATGCGCTTCACGCCCGAACAGGTAAAGGCGCGCCATAAATATGCATGGGTGCCGTTTGGCGGCGGAGCGCATATGTGTCTCGGCCTGCACTTTGCTTACATGCAGGTGAAAGTTCTGATGGCGCAAATACTGACGCGATATCAGATCGAGATTGAAGAGGGCTATGATCCGGCCTGGAAAGCTTGGCCGATCCCTCAGCCAAAAGACGGGCTGAAGGTGAGATTTAAGAGTTTATCTTAG
- the hemH gene encoding ferrochelatase, giving the protein MTWQDQRLPSDHPPVNSGKVGVLVINLGTPEAPTTQSVKTYLAEFLSDRRVVEIPPIAWQPILRGIILNTRPKKSAAAYKKVWTEEGSPLEYITRGQAERLQERLGDAVNVSWAMRYGKPSIPDEIQKLMDSGCDRILLAPLYPQYSGATTATVIDKAAEKLKEMRWQASLRTLPPYHDDPAYIDALSKDLTAQLDALDFDPEVLLLSFHGMPQRTLDLGDPYHCHCRKTARLLEERMTPRKSMRFETSFQSRFGNAKWLEPATDDTLERLAGEGVKNIAIAAPGFSADCLETLEELALEGKEQFEEAGGENFAALSCLNTGTPGMDMLEHIIRRELSGWT; this is encoded by the coding sequence ATGACGTGGCAAGATCAACGGCTCCCCTCGGACCACCCGCCGGTTAACAGCGGGAAGGTCGGCGTGCTGGTGATCAATCTCGGCACGCCCGAGGCGCCGACAACGCAATCGGTAAAGACCTATCTGGCGGAATTTCTGTCGGACCGCCGCGTTGTGGAAATCCCGCCGATTGCCTGGCAACCAATCCTGCGCGGGATCATTCTGAACACGCGGCCCAAAAAATCTGCGGCTGCGTATAAGAAAGTCTGGACCGAAGAAGGTTCACCTCTGGAGTACATCACCCGAGGGCAAGCCGAACGGCTGCAAGAACGGTTGGGCGACGCCGTAAATGTGTCGTGGGCAATGCGCTATGGAAAGCCCAGCATTCCCGATGAGATACAGAAATTGATGGATTCAGGCTGCGACCGGATTCTACTCGCGCCGCTCTATCCGCAATATTCGGGCGCAACCACCGCGACGGTGATCGACAAGGCGGCGGAGAAGCTCAAGGAAATGCGCTGGCAGGCTTCGCTGCGCACGCTCCCGCCATATCACGATGACCCCGCCTATATCGATGCGCTGTCGAAGGATTTGACGGCGCAGCTGGACGCGCTCGATTTCGATCCCGAAGTCTTGCTGCTGAGCTTTCACGGGATGCCGCAGCGCACGCTCGATCTGGGTGATCCCTATCATTGCCATTGCCGCAAGACCGCGCGGCTTTTGGAAGAGCGCATGACGCCTCGCAAAAGCATGCGGTTTGAAACGAGTTTCCAATCGCGCTTCGGCAATGCCAAGTGGCTGGAACCGGCGACCGATGACACGCTCGAACGGCTGGCAGGCGAAGGTGTGAAGAATATCGCCATCGCGGCGCCGGGCTTCTCCGCCGATTGTCTGGAAACGCTGGAAGAACTGGCGCTGGAAGGCAAAGAACAGTTCGAAGAAGCTGGCGGAGAGAATTTTGCTGCGCTTTCCTGCCTCAATACCGGCACGCCGGGCATGGATATGCTGGAGCATATCATCCGCCGCGAATTGTCGGGCTGGACATAG
- the hflK gene encoding protease modulator HflK, whose amino-acid sequence MSTFGDYTRNIGLAMAGKSPWGNDGGDKPESGSGGESGGDKPKGPRNPWLPGGGNGNAPEEPRRSANIEDIFKNRGKGGGGPGGPSFQMPRRPGGKSWLPFIIGLIVIAGLASTSLHLVAAQEQAVVKTLGNYTRTLSPGLHLSAPYPIETVDIEDVQGVRTVRIPDSGQEVKLILTGDQNLVDLSYIVRWNINDLEDFKFRLVEPIETVSEAAEAAMRASVAEKELDETFSGQGRASIEQDVRERMQATLDSYQAGIRVLGVEIEKADPPAQVVDAFRDVQVAEQNADAARNQAQGYAQQVLATAQGEAEAFNKVYEEYRMAPEVTRQRMYYETMERILSQTDKTVIEADGVTPYLPLPEVRRRSTNPPTAVTPAPNSGGQ is encoded by the coding sequence ATGAGCACATTTGGCGATTACACGAGAAATATCGGGCTGGCGATGGCTGGCAAGAGTCCTTGGGGCAATGACGGGGGCGACAAACCCGAATCCGGTTCGGGCGGCGAGTCCGGCGGCGACAAACCCAAAGGCCCGCGCAATCCATGGCTACCCGGCGGCGGCAATGGCAATGCGCCCGAAGAGCCGCGCCGCTCGGCCAATATCGAAGATATTTTCAAGAACCGCGGCAAAGGCGGCGGCGGACCGGGCGGTCCCAGCTTCCAGATGCCTCGGCGCCCCGGCGGCAAGAGCTGGCTGCCGTTCATCATCGGACTGATTGTAATTGCAGGGCTGGCGTCAACCAGCCTCCACCTTGTCGCTGCGCAAGAGCAAGCCGTGGTAAAGACGCTGGGTAATTACACCCGCACATTGAGCCCGGGGCTGCATTTGTCGGCACCCTATCCAATCGAGACCGTCGACATAGAAGACGTCCAAGGCGTCCGCACTGTCCGCATTCCTGACAGCGGACAGGAGGTCAAACTTATCCTTACAGGCGATCAAAATCTTGTCGATTTGAGCTATATTGTTCGCTGGAACATCAATGATCTAGAAGATTTCAAATTCCGGCTTGTCGAACCTATCGAAACAGTTAGCGAGGCAGCCGAAGCCGCAATGCGCGCTTCGGTCGCCGAAAAAGAACTGGACGAAACTTTTTCCGGTCAGGGCCGTGCGTCAATCGAACAGGATGTACGCGAACGCATGCAAGCGACGCTCGATTCGTATCAAGCCGGCATTCGCGTGCTCGGTGTCGAAATTGAGAAAGCCGATCCGCCTGCTCAGGTGGTGGATGCTTTCCGCGACGTGCAGGTTGCAGAGCAAAATGCTGATGCTGCGCGCAATCAGGCGCAGGGTTATGCGCAACAAGTGCTCGCGACTGCTCAAGGTGAGGCCGAGGCCTTTAACAAGGTCTATGAAGAGTACCGAATGGCACCAGAAGTCACGCGTCAACGTATGTATTATGAAACAATGGAGCGTATTCTCAGCCAAACCGACAAGACAGTGATTGAAGCGGATGGCGTGACCCCGTACCTGCCACTGCCCGAAGTGAGGCGAAGGAGCACTAATCCGCCGACAGCCGTTACCCCTGCGCCTAATTCAGGAGGGCAATGA
- a CDS encoding Mrp/NBP35 family ATP-binding protein produces MDEQALKARLPDSVAARVQSIKLADGRATLVLDAAGLEAESRDGLESAVKQIIGEAEGVTEVRVAMVADKAPAPPPPKVPIIIAVGSGKGGVGKSTLTANLAVALFRMGRKVGVVDADVYGPSQPTILNNKGEKPEARDDKLVPVPSPHGIPLLSMGHLVEPGKALAWRGPMAGNAMAQLVDAHWGDTEVLLIDLPPGTGDVQLTMLSKFKPAGAVIVSTPQDLALIDAQRAANLFDSGKVPIIGLVENMSGYACPHCGEVSDPFGKGGVEAAADATGIPFLGRIPLALEIRAASDAGTPPAAGDGPEAEGFQIVAKRLSEWLDKAPATEAV; encoded by the coding sequence ATGGACGAACAGGCTTTGAAGGCACGACTTCCGGACTCGGTCGCCGCACGCGTGCAGTCGATCAAATTAGCGGATGGCAGGGCAACTCTGGTGCTCGACGCAGCAGGGCTGGAAGCCGAAAGTCGCGACGGTCTGGAATCTGCGGTTAAGCAAATTATCGGTGAGGCGGAGGGCGTCACCGAAGTCCGCGTGGCAATGGTGGCCGATAAAGCGCCCGCACCGCCACCACCAAAGGTTCCGATAATTATAGCTGTTGGATCAGGCAAAGGCGGCGTGGGTAAATCCACACTGACGGCCAATCTTGCGGTTGCGCTATTCCGTATGGGGCGCAAGGTCGGAGTGGTTGACGCTGACGTTTACGGCCCTTCGCAGCCCACGATCCTCAACAATAAGGGTGAGAAACCGGAAGCGCGCGATGACAAGCTGGTGCCGGTACCAAGCCCGCATGGCATACCCCTCTTGTCGATGGGGCATCTGGTCGAACCCGGCAAAGCATTGGCATGGCGCGGCCCGATGGCGGGTAATGCGATGGCCCAATTGGTTGATGCGCATTGGGGCGATACCGAAGTGCTGCTGATCGATTTGCCGCCCGGCACCGGCGACGTGCAGCTGACCATGCTATCGAAGTTCAAACCGGCGGGCGCAGTAATCGTATCGACGCCGCAGGACCTCGCGCTGATCGACGCGCAGCGCGCCGCCAATCTGTTCGATTCAGGTAAAGTGCCGATCATCGGTCTGGTCGAGAACATGTCCGGCTATGCCTGCCCGCATTGCGGAGAGGTGAGCGATCCGTTTGGCAAAGGCGGCGTCGAAGCAGCGGCGGATGCTACGGGTATTCCATTCCTCGGCCGGATTCCTCTGGCGCTCGAAATTCGTGCGGCCAGCGATGCAGGTACGCCGCCCGCTGCCGGCGATGGCCCGGAAGCAGAAGGCTTCCAGATTGTGGCAAAGCGCCTTTCAGAATGGCTGGATAAAGCTCCCGCCACAGAGGCGGTCTGA
- a CDS encoding RsmB/NOP family class I SAM-dependent RNA methyltransferase produces the protein MSDISGLPARRAALQMIDAVLHRGETLETVERNALRRIRGPADQALARAIAGETLRWLTDLDMMIDSAMKKPLPHDAKPRSVLRLMLAQWLRLDTPPHAVIATALPLLTGGPRRLAHGVFSTLNKRDGLVLPDIPTLAPEVEFRWGDRADAIAAGIVTPPPLDLALKDWSQTEERAEAMGGISLAPGHIRLPRGTPIDQLPSYKDGDWWVQDLAATLPARLLGPGAGKRVLDLCAAPGGKTMQLAAAGWNVTALDISERRLDRVRQNLERTGLQAEIIKANALTWRPAKQFDAILLDAPCTATGTCRRHPDVVHRIGERQIEEQAELQNALLERAVEWLPEGSTLIYAVCSLESSEGEAQAESVNLAPVPITSEELPGGLEPTKDGWLKTDPGMLADAGGLDGFFVGRWRK, from the coding sequence ATGTCAGATATTTCGGGATTACCCGCACGGCGCGCTGCGCTGCAGATGATTGATGCGGTGCTGCATCGCGGTGAAACGTTGGAAACGGTCGAGCGCAATGCGCTGCGCCGGATACGTGGACCAGCCGATCAAGCCTTGGCCCGGGCAATTGCGGGTGAAACGCTGCGCTGGCTTACCGATCTCGATATGATGATCGACAGCGCAATGAAAAAGCCGCTGCCGCATGATGCTAAGCCCCGTTCAGTGTTACGGCTGATGCTGGCGCAATGGTTGCGGCTCGATACACCGCCGCATGCGGTGATCGCCACGGCATTGCCATTGCTGACGGGTGGCCCACGCAGGTTGGCGCATGGGGTGTTCTCGACCCTTAACAAGCGTGATGGGCTGGTGCTGCCTGATATCCCGACCCTGGCTCCAGAAGTCGAATTTCGCTGGGGCGACCGCGCTGACGCGATTGCCGCCGGTATCGTCACTCCGCCGCCGCTGGATCTCGCGTTAAAGGATTGGTCGCAGACGGAAGAGCGTGCGGAAGCGATGGGCGGTATCTCGCTCGCGCCCGGCCATATCCGCCTGCCGCGCGGCACCCCGATTGATCAACTTCCCAGCTATAAGGATGGCGATTGGTGGGTGCAGGATCTGGCCGCGACATTGCCCGCACGCTTGCTCGGACCGGGTGCAGGCAAGCGCGTGCTCGATCTGTGCGCTGCTCCAGGCGGGAAAACGATGCAGCTTGCAGCGGCTGGATGGAATGTGACTGCGCTGGATATCAGCGAGCGGCGATTGGATAGAGTCCGCCAGAATCTCGAGCGCACGGGTTTGCAGGCTGAGATCATCAAAGCCAATGCGCTTACGTGGCGGCCCGCCAAGCAGTTCGATGCGATCCTGCTGGACGCGCCGTGCACCGCAACCGGTACCTGCCGCCGCCATCCCGATGTGGTCCACCGTATCGGAGAGCGCCAGATCGAAGAACAGGCGGAGCTGCAAAACGCTTTGCTGGAACGGGCCGTGGAATGGCTGCCCGAGGGTTCGACGCTGATCTATGCCGTCTGTTCACTGGAAAGTTCAGAAGGTGAGGCTCAGGCCGAGAGTGTCAATTTGGCGCCAGTTCCGATCACGAGCGAAGAATTACCCGGCGGCTTGGAGCCAACCAAAGATGGCTGGCTGAAGACCGACCCTGGGATGCTTGCTGATGCTGGCGGGTTGGACGGGTTCTTCGTGGGACGCTGGCGGAAATAA
- the hflC gene encoding protease modulator HflC, which produces MENLWNNYRSAVILTGLAIIAFFTSAYIVPEEEQVVVIRTGEPVGTVNTPNGSTGAGLYFRIPLIESVRRIEKRLLDLEMTDEEVLSNDQQRLLVNAYARFRITDPVRMVERAGTTDGVRTALEPILNSVLRQELGRRTFQDMLTAERGAALANVRTNLDRQAKQYGAEVVNVQIKRTDLPEAPLESAFRRMESDREREARTIRSQGARDAVIIRAEADAEAAKTYADAFGKDARFYDFYRAMKSYETTFANREGGPENSMVLSPDNEYLRQFRGRR; this is translated from the coding sequence ATGGAAAATCTCTGGAACAATTACCGTAGCGCTGTGATACTTACAGGCCTTGCAATCATTGCCTTCTTCACCAGCGCCTACATCGTACCAGAAGAAGAGCAGGTCGTCGTTATCCGGACGGGTGAGCCTGTTGGCACTGTGAACACGCCGAATGGGTCTACGGGCGCGGGACTCTATTTCCGGATTCCACTCATCGAGTCGGTCCGACGGATCGAAAAGCGTCTGCTTGATCTGGAGATGACTGACGAGGAGGTGCTGTCTAATGACCAGCAGCGTCTATTGGTCAATGCCTACGCTCGCTTCCGTATCACTGATCCCGTAAGAATGGTCGAACGCGCGGGGACTACCGATGGTGTTCGAACCGCGCTAGAGCCAATTCTTAACTCGGTGCTGCGGCAGGAATTGGGCCGCCGGACATTCCAAGATATGCTGACCGCTGAACGCGGCGCAGCACTGGCCAATGTTCGTACCAACCTTGATCGTCAGGCAAAGCAATATGGCGCCGAAGTCGTCAATGTGCAGATCAAACGCACTGACTTACCGGAAGCGCCGCTTGAGTCAGCCTTTCGCCGGATGGAATCAGATCGCGAACGCGAAGCTAGAACTATTAGGTCACAAGGCGCCCGTGACGCTGTCATTATCCGCGCCGAAGCCGACGCAGAAGCCGCGAAAACATACGCAGATGCTTTCGGCAAAGATGCGCGTTTTTATGATTTCTACCGCGCCATGAAGAGTTACGAAACAACCTTCGCCAATCGCGAAGGCGGACCAGAGAACAGCATGGTCCTGTCGCCGGACAATGAATATCTGCGGCAGTTCCGCGGTCGCCGCTAA